A genomic segment from Chlorogloeopsis sp. ULAP01 encodes:
- a CDS encoding MFS transporter yields the protein MTLQMFWLMAITCAVAVANLYYNQPILAAIAESFNASADQVGWIPTLTQLGYASGLLLFVPLGDRLERRQLIVTMLLITASVLIIAALSPNLNSLVVASYGIGATTIVAQILLPFATELVPPNAQGKIVGNLMSALFVGSLLARPVGGWLGEQYGWRSIYWSAGGGMTALAIASAQLLPKSQPTLKLTYLQLLQSLWGLVKSQPVLREASLIQAILFGALSVFWSTLAFLLTRPPYSYGSNVVGLFGFVGIGGILAAPVLGQIAARGTAKTLRSMVGMALVASIAAYLIFWKFETQVWGLIVGSMLLNLSSQGALVANQVKVYSLLPDARSRLNTVFMVSTFLGASLGSVVGTYGWSAFQWTGVCLAGLLLIGIAGIRFGTIDIST from the coding sequence ATGACCCTTCAAATGTTTTGGTTAATGGCAATTACGTGTGCCGTTGCCGTTGCCAATCTTTACTATAATCAGCCGATACTTGCGGCGATTGCTGAAAGTTTCAATGCCAGTGCCGATCAAGTCGGCTGGATTCCCACACTCACTCAACTGGGGTATGCGTCTGGACTGCTACTTTTCGTTCCGTTAGGGGATCGACTAGAGCGTCGGCAACTAATTGTGACGATGCTACTCATCACCGCAAGCGTTTTGATTATAGCTGCACTCTCTCCAAACCTCAACAGTTTAGTCGTGGCAAGCTATGGAATTGGAGCAACGACGATTGTCGCGCAGATTCTGCTGCCGTTTGCCACTGAGTTAGTTCCACCGAATGCACAAGGCAAAATCGTAGGTAATCTGATGAGTGCCTTGTTTGTCGGCAGCTTGCTTGCAAGACCAGTAGGTGGATGGCTCGGAGAACAATATGGCTGGCGCAGTATTTATTGGAGCGCGGGTGGTGGGATGACTGCATTAGCGATCGCGTCTGCTCAATTGCTGCCGAAAAGCCAGCCCACCCTAAAGCTGACCTATTTACAATTATTGCAATCGCTGTGGGGATTAGTGAAATCGCAGCCCGTCCTTCGCGAAGCCAGTTTAATTCAAGCGATACTGTTTGGTGCATTGAGTGTGTTTTGGTCAACATTGGCGTTTTTGTTAACGCGCCCTCCTTACTCATATGGCAGTAATGTGGTTGGTCTGTTCGGCTTCGTTGGAATTGGAGGAATTTTAGCAGCTCCGGTATTAGGACAAATTGCCGCTCGTGGAACAGCAAAGACCCTACGATCAATGGTCGGCATGGCGCTCGTAGCTTCAATTGCAGCGTATCTAATCTTTTGGAAATTTGAAACTCAGGTGTGGGGCTTAATCGTGGGTAGCATGTTACTCAACTTGAGTAGCCAAGGTGCTTTAGTTGCCAATCAAGTCAAAGTGTATAGCTTGCTTCCCGATGCTCGCAGCCGACTTAATACCGTGTTCATGGTCTCCACATTTTTAGGCGCATCTTTGGGATCGGTCGTTGGAACTTATGGTTGGAGCGCTTTTCAGTGGACAGGTGTTTGTCTTGCTGGGCTCCTGCTTATCGGCATCGCAGGTATCCGGTTTGGAACAATAGATATCTCTACGTAA
- a CDS encoding TMEM175 family protein, translated as MSQSFIQQRTSLMSLNRFEAFSDGVFAIAATLLAIEIRIADLSHASPTAIWRELLHLVPHVLTYATSFIVIGVIWLNHHALFHFLKRVDRITLTLNLFLLMCIAFIPCSTAIVGQYSQYPSIVGFYGFSLAITGYVYNALWFYVLNRYIKSENLIQRHIVRQASIWSMGYPISYSLAATLALVNATLSLLLCGAISLFYLLPGAIDQQLACFDQELAKDA; from the coding sequence ATGTCTCAGTCTTTCATTCAACAGCGAACATCACTGATGAGTCTCAACCGCTTCGAGGCATTCAGTGATGGCGTATTCGCGATCGCAGCGACTCTACTCGCGATTGAAATTCGGATTGCTGATCTTTCTCATGCTTCGCCGACAGCGATTTGGCGAGAACTCTTACATCTTGTGCCACATGTCCTGACTTACGCAACGAGTTTCATTGTAATTGGTGTGATTTGGCTAAATCACCATGCCCTATTTCATTTTCTCAAACGGGTGGATCGAATCACGTTAACGCTGAATTTATTTCTGTTAATGTGTATTGCATTTATTCCATGCTCGACAGCGATTGTGGGGCAGTACAGCCAGTATCCAAGCATTGTTGGCTTTTATGGGTTTTCACTCGCGATTACTGGATATGTTTACAATGCACTTTGGTTTTACGTTCTAAATAGGTATATCAAGAGCGAAAACTTGATTCAACGACATATTGTTCGTCAAGCGTCAATTTGGAGCATGGGCTATCCAATTTCATATTCTTTGGCTGCAACCTTAGCGTTGGTTAATGCGACACTCAGCCTTCTTTTGTGTGGTGCTATCTCCTTATTTTACCTATTACCTGGTGCGATCGATCAACAGCTTGCTTGCTTTGATCAAGAACTTGCAAAAGACGCTTAA
- a CDS encoding catalase, which produces MDENQNKKILTTDAGIPVADNQNSLTAGPRGPLLMQDFYLIEKMAHFNRERIPERVVHAKGSGAYGVFTVTNDITQYTKAKLFSQVGKQTEVLVRFSTVAGERGAADAERDVRGFALKFYTEEGNWDLVGNNTPVFFVRDPLKFSDFIRTQKRNPKTNLRNPTAMWDFWSLSPESLHQVTILFSDRGLPASYRHMNGYGSHTFSLINTNNQRFWVKFHLKTLQGIRNLTNEQAAKIIGEDRESFQRDLFYAIEQGNYPRWRFFVQIMPEADAQKTPYNPFDLTKVWPHQDYPLIEVGIIELNRNSENYFAQIEQAAFAPSNVVPGISFSPDKMLQARILSYTDAHRYRLGVNYESLPVNCPHATGTHTYHRDGLMRFDGNDGGSVNYEPNSFGGPVANPQYQEPPLKIFGDADRYDHRVDNDDYTQAGNLFRLLPEDSKQRLFGNIADSMKGVPQFIIERQLAHFAKADQAYAEGVAQRMYEKSQLLGD; this is translated from the coding sequence ATGGACGAGAATCAAAATAAAAAGATATTGACTACAGATGCAGGAATACCAGTTGCTGATAATCAAAACTCCCTGACAGCCGGACCACGAGGCCCACTGCTCATGCAAGACTTTTACTTGATTGAGAAGATGGCCCACTTCAACCGTGAGCGCATTCCAGAACGGGTGGTTCACGCTAAAGGTTCTGGAGCTTATGGTGTTTTTACCGTTACAAATGACATTACACAATATACAAAGGCAAAACTTTTTTCACAAGTTGGCAAACAAACCGAAGTTCTCGTTAGGTTTTCCACAGTGGCAGGCGAACGTGGTGCTGCTGATGCGGAGCGAGATGTGCGTGGCTTTGCCCTCAAATTCTACACTGAAGAAGGTAACTGGGATTTAGTCGGGAACAACACTCCAGTCTTCTTTGTGCGCGATCCGCTCAAGTTCAGCGATTTCATCCGCACCCAAAAGCGCAACCCCAAAACCAATTTGCGTAATCCTACTGCCATGTGGGACTTCTGGTCGCTCTCACCTGAAAGTCTGCATCAAGTGACAATTCTGTTTAGCGATCGCGGATTACCTGCAAGCTATCGTCATATGAATGGCTATGGTAGCCATACTTTTAGTTTAATTAACACAAACAATCAGCGTTTTTGGGTCAAATTTCATCTCAAAACTCTACAGGGTATTCGCAACCTCACGAATGAGCAAGCCGCTAAGATTATTGGAGAAGACCGCGAAAGTTTTCAGCGTGACCTATTCTATGCGATTGAGCAGGGTAACTATCCCAGATGGCGTTTCTTTGTACAGATTATGCCAGAAGCGGATGCACAAAAGACACCTTACAATCCTTTCGACTTAACTAAGGTTTGGCCACATCAAGATTACCCTCTTATTGAAGTGGGAATCATTGAACTCAACCGCAATTCAGAAAACTATTTTGCCCAAATTGAACAAGCTGCCTTTGCTCCCTCCAACGTCGTGCCGGGAATTTCCTTTAGTCCAGATAAAATGCTTCAGGCACGCATCTTGTCCTACACTGATGCCCATCGCTATCGACTGGGTGTCAACTATGAAAGTTTGCCAGTGAACTGTCCCCATGCAACTGGAACGCATACCTACCACCGTGATGGCTTGATGCGTTTTGACGGTAATGATGGTGGGTCGGTTAACTATGAACCAAATAGCTTTGGGGGGCCAGTAGCAAATCCACAGTATCAGGAACCACCATTGAAGATTTTTGGTGATGCAGATCGTTACGATCACCGCGTTGACAACGACGATTACACTCAAGCAGGTAATCTATTTCGATTGTTGCCAGAAGACTCAAAACAGCGGCTATTCGGCAACATTGCAGACTCAATGAAGGGTGTACCACAATTTATCATCGAAAGACAACTTGCACATTTTGCCAAGGCAGATCAGGCTTATGCTGAAGGAGTTGCTCAGAGAATGTACGAAAAGTCTCAATTGTTAGGCGATTAG
- a CDS encoding ATP-binding protein, which yields MLEALRKIPLFQELTEEQLQYLTQGIQVWLNPGEMLFNQGEPVELFYVVLEGTVRISRKIYNQELFLNTYDTGMFLGEVPLLTGTVHLASGQAVCRSHVYCIKKDDFWQMLVICPSVRKVILGCMARRMQELQVLSQQHEKLISLGTLAAGLAHEINNPASAVHRVAEQLRTPIAILEALALRPIEQHLTPVQLQCLSKLKRDAIEHFTTPNRLDPLTQIKLEDELANWLEDHDIADGWTFVSTLVAAGINTTELELIRSHLSVDALSDVLKWLEATLSVISLLDVLKQGTTRISELVKAVKAYSYMDQSSLQEVDVHEGLESTLTILSYKLRKKSGIVVTREYDPNLPRISAYGTELNQVWTNLIDNAIDALGEFGQIWVRTAREIDYVLVEIADNGPGIPLEIQSRIFEPFFTTKEVGAGTGLGLEIAYRIVVFQHHGDIRLFSEPSNTSFKVRLPINQS from the coding sequence ATGCTTGAGGCATTACGTAAAATACCCCTGTTTCAAGAATTAACAGAGGAGCAACTTCAGTACCTAACGCAGGGTATTCAGGTCTGGCTGAATCCAGGAGAAATGCTGTTTAATCAAGGAGAGCCAGTCGAACTCTTTTATGTGGTACTCGAAGGAACTGTGCGGATTTCGAGAAAGATTTATAACCAGGAGCTTTTTTTAAATACATACGATACTGGTATGTTTTTAGGAGAAGTTCCTCTACTTACGGGTACCGTTCACTTGGCAAGTGGGCAAGCAGTATGCAGAAGCCATGTGTATTGTATAAAAAAAGACGATTTTTGGCAGATGCTCGTAATCTGTCCGTCAGTTAGAAAAGTTATACTTGGTTGTATGGCAAGGCGAATGCAAGAGTTGCAGGTCTTATCTCAACAGCACGAGAAACTCATATCCTTGGGTACACTAGCTGCTGGTCTTGCTCATGAGATCAATAATCCAGCATCAGCAGTACATCGGGTTGCGGAACAGTTGCGCACTCCAATCGCGATATTAGAAGCCCTTGCACTTAGACCGATTGAGCAACACCTCACGCCAGTTCAACTCCAGTGTCTCTCGAAGCTAAAGCGTGATGCTATTGAGCACTTCACTACTCCCAACCGTTTAGATCCGTTGACTCAAATTAAGCTGGAAGACGAATTAGCGAACTGGCTGGAAGATCACGATATTGCCGATGGATGGACCTTCGTTTCTACCCTAGTTGCAGCTGGAATTAACACTACTGAATTGGAATTGATTAGATCGCACTTGAGCGTCGATGCACTTAGCGATGTGCTGAAGTGGCTGGAGGCAACGCTGAGTGTAATAAGTCTGCTGGATGTGCTCAAACAGGGTACTACTCGCATCTCCGAGCTAGTTAAGGCTGTTAAGGCGTACTCCTACATGGATCAATCCTCACTGCAAGAGGTAGATGTGCATGAGGGTCTTGAAAGTACACTAACCATCCTCAGTTATAAACTAAGAAAGAAGAGCGGCATTGTTGTAACACGCGAGTACGACCCGAATCTGCCGCGCATTAGTGCATATGGCACCGAACTCAACCAGGTTTGGACGAATCTAATTGACAACGCTATCGATGCACTAGGCGAATTTGGGCAGATTTGGGTGCGCACTGCACGAGAGATTGACTACGTGCTGGTGGAGATAGCAGATAATGGACCAGGCATTCCTCTGGAGATTCAGTCCCGAATCTTTGAGCCGTTTTTTACAACGAAGGAGGTCGGTGCAGGGACGGGATTAGGTTTAGAGATTGCCTATCGTATTGTAGTGTTTCAGCATCACGGAGACATTCGCTTGTTTTCGGAACCAAGCAACACAAGCTTTAAGGTTCGTCTGCCCATCAATCAATCCTAA
- a CDS encoding VOC family protein has protein sequence MQLNHVNHISASVRDLDRSIEFYRDLTGGELENEGRGNSPSGG, from the coding sequence ATGCAACTGAACCACGTTAACCATATCAGCGCTTCTGTCCGCGATCTGGATCGCTCGATTGAGTTTTACCGTGACCTTACAGGCGGTGAACTTGAGAATGAAGGAAGAGGAAACAGTCCGTCTGGTGGATAA
- a CDS encoding carboxymuconolactone decarboxylase family protein, with product MMKKSNVTEAFQAFNDINSAFGGLTEWYARGVQESSGLTLKQRALMSIACDVCEQTLYGSLEFHIKMALENGATRQDVKEAILHMGVYGAYPKCFETIARLKEIYTEFDQKGLYLTGDKVSHPKPEHNWILDTDVKDGLIAFEPQYGDLSSRMAGEVWGRPGLTPMERVYISISGDVCQQTLSADGPFPFHANLCLQNGMTRKQVREMIMYLTVDVGFLRVWNALEALNAHFTRLDSQIAEPLAGSRK from the coding sequence ATGATGAAAAAATCTAATGTTACAGAAGCATTCCAAGCTTTTAATGACATAAATTCAGCTTTTGGCGGTCTGACAGAGTGGTATGCTCGTGGAGTCCAAGAAAGTTCCGGTCTGACTCTGAAACAGCGTGCTTTAATGTCCATTGCTTGCGATGTTTGCGAACAAACACTATACGGCTCACTGGAATTCCACATCAAAATGGCCTTAGAAAATGGTGCGACTCGCCAGGACGTGAAAGAAGCAATCTTGCATATGGGAGTGTACGGAGCCTACCCTAAGTGTTTTGAAACAATTGCCAGGCTGAAGGAAATTTACACAGAATTCGACCAAAAGGGTCTGTATCTCACTGGAGATAAGGTTTCGCACCCCAAGCCAGAGCATAACTGGATATTAGATACCGATGTCAAAGATGGACTGATAGCATTTGAACCTCAGTATGGCGATCTCTCGTCACGTATGGCAGGTGAGGTTTGGGGACGTCCTGGTTTGACACCAATGGAACGGGTCTATATTTCTATCTCAGGCGATGTGTGCCAGCAGACATTAAGTGCAGATGGTCCTTTTCCTTTCCATGCCAACTTGTGCCTCCAAAATGGGATGACACGAAAGCAGGTACGCGAGATGATCATGTACCTGACGGTTGATGTTGGCTTCTTAAGAGTCTGGAATGCACTCGAAGCACTCAATGCACATTTTACCAGACTAGATTCTCAAATCGCAGAACCACTTGCAGGTTCACGTAAATAA
- a CDS encoding amidohydrolase family protein, with amino-acid sequence MIENNFVIDAAVHAFDFSNENRVRSYPPDKFQDVQNFWHQVIHASLESPEPGYLLSFEEFTKRWQAEDLAHALFVESDLDMVVAHSVQISAVLQNGPSPWDAHVELKRLAPDRVLLYAEVDTFAEDKSALFDHMEKRVSQGAVGFKFYPSNGMFDIKSNKMVSMFYDDPENAYKLFEKARELGVKHVAFHKAQPVGPGPSDVVNVQDISTAAAVFPDMTFEVVHTGWAFLEDSALQMQMHPNVYANLESTMGLVVRQPRRFAHIIGKLLQYGKPEQLLFSSGCVLNHPDPIIKAFIAFEMPEDLREGYEYPELTLEIKKKILGENMARIHGIDIEQIKNRIKNDRWSRLKAKGKAEPWSSHRARIGSVNKIASRR; translated from the coding sequence ATGATTGAGAACAATTTTGTAATTGATGCAGCGGTACACGCTTTTGACTTCTCAAACGAGAACAGAGTCAGAAGCTATCCTCCAGACAAGTTTCAGGATGTACAAAATTTTTGGCATCAGGTCATCCATGCATCATTAGAATCTCCAGAACCTGGTTATTTGCTGAGTTTTGAAGAGTTTACAAAGCGTTGGCAAGCGGAAGATCTTGCTCATGCCTTGTTTGTCGAATCCGATTTGGACATGGTGGTCGCCCACAGTGTTCAGATCTCGGCGGTTCTCCAAAATGGACCTAGCCCTTGGGATGCTCATGTTGAACTGAAGCGTTTAGCTCCTGACCGCGTACTACTCTATGCAGAGGTAGATACCTTCGCAGAAGACAAAAGTGCACTTTTTGACCACATGGAAAAACGAGTGAGCCAGGGAGCGGTTGGCTTTAAGTTCTATCCTTCCAATGGCATGTTTGACATCAAGTCAAACAAGATGGTCTCGATGTTTTATGACGATCCAGAAAATGCATATAAGCTCTTTGAAAAAGCTCGTGAATTGGGAGTCAAACATGTAGCCTTTCACAAAGCACAACCTGTAGGGCCTGGACCTTCAGACGTGGTCAACGTCCAAGACATTTCAACTGCGGCAGCAGTGTTTCCTGACATGACATTTGAAGTTGTGCATACCGGCTGGGCTTTTTTAGAGGATTCAGCACTACAAATGCAGATGCATCCCAACGTCTACGCCAATCTAGAATCCACGATGGGTTTAGTTGTACGCCAGCCTCGCCGATTTGCCCACATTATCGGGAAATTGCTACAGTATGGCAAGCCAGAGCAGTTACTTTTTAGCTCTGGATGCGTGTTAAATCATCCTGATCCAATTATCAAGGCATTTATAGCCTTTGAGATGCCTGAGGATCTACGTGAAGGATATGAATATCCGGAGTTAACACTGGAAATTAAAAAGAAAATCCTCGGTGAAAACATGGCACGGATTCACGGTATAGACATTGAGCAGATCAAAAACCGAATTAAAAATGATAGATGGAGTCGCCTGAAAGCTAAGGGCAAAGCGGAACCGTGGAGTTCACATCGTGCCCGCATAGGAAGTGTCAATAAAATTGCGAGTAGAAGATGA
- a CDS encoding ISAs1 family transposase gives MGLKSLIKVERIGTLVGKPCHQVSYYITSGVRSAVDFAQGIRRRWAIENRRLWVLDMVFDEDRSTIRMGNAPANLSIVQALAKLLRRRSLPVG, from the coding sequence ATTGGCTTGAAGTCGTTAATCAAAGTTGAAAGAATTGGTACTCTTGTAGGCAAACCATGTCACCAAGTTTCTTACTACATTACTAGTGGCGTCCGTTCAGCAGTTGATTTTGCCCAAGGAATTCGCAGGCGTTGGGCGATTGAGAATCGACGACTTTGGGTACTGGATATGGTTTTTGATGAGGATCGTTCGACCATACGCATGGGGAATGCTCCTGCCAATCTATCGATTGTGCAAGCGTTAGCGAAGCTCCTCCGTAGGCGGAGCCTTCCCGTAGGGTAG
- a CDS encoding iron-containing redox enzyme family protein, which produces MRNDFLIDTESACVVSDEVAVKIANCTRLHQPSSVERGAGFAAKKVGTDSLAKTQKLLDRAIALAWKAVKSNRRPPALTPTRWVWRLAGAYHSSCHTSRLMEEAAQRFAVSGRKNLAQWAVQKAREEAGHDRLALRDIQSMGYDAEAVVQALVPSPIKSLVDYFIQSVQTTDPIGCVGFFYTAERLGTFIGEEYIHSVEALLPPGTHATRWLRVHSSVGAEVKHIEETVKVVAELTPQEHIRIAQACYETALLRFTPPKEGYISDEELQNVLKPLELNTCLRV; this is translated from the coding sequence ATGCGTAATGACTTTTTAATTGATACAGAATCGGCGTGTGTTGTATCTGACGAAGTAGCAGTGAAGATAGCCAATTGCACTAGGCTGCATCAACCCAGTTCTGTAGAGAGGGGGGCTGGCTTTGCTGCAAAAAAGGTTGGTACAGACAGCCTAGCTAAAACTCAGAAGCTTTTAGATAGGGCGATCGCATTAGCCTGGAAGGCTGTGAAGTCGAACCGTAGACCACCAGCCCTGACCCCTACACGTTGGGTATGGCGGCTTGCTGGTGCTTACCATTCAAGTTGCCATACCTCACGACTGATGGAAGAAGCTGCCCAGCGCTTCGCTGTATCTGGTCGTAAGAATTTGGCACAGTGGGCTGTACAGAAAGCCAGAGAGGAAGCAGGCCACGACCGACTCGCTCTGCGCGATATTCAATCAATGGGATATGACGCAGAGGCTGTGGTGCAAGCGCTTGTGCCATCTCCTATAAAGTCTTTGGTCGATTACTTTATCCAAAGTGTGCAGACGACCGATCCAATTGGTTGCGTTGGTTTTTTCTATACAGCCGAACGCTTAGGGACATTTATAGGGGAGGAGTACATCCACAGTGTGGAGGCTTTGTTACCACCAGGTACTCATGCCACACGTTGGCTACGTGTACACAGCAGTGTCGGTGCCGAAGTGAAGCATATAGAGGAGACAGTTAAAGTTGTTGCAGAGCTTACTCCCCAAGAGCATATCCGCATAGCACAAGCCTGTTATGAAACCGCATTGTTGCGCTTTACTCCACCCAAGGAGGGCTATATATCAGACGAGGAACTTCAGAATGTATTGAAACCGCTAGAGTTGAATACTTGTCTGCGAGTGTGA
- a CDS encoding DJ-1/PfpI family protein, with the protein MVTTMSKPKQKIGVLIEAHFDETEYRGFNDFFPKNGYQVEYISHLWDYDQLTFKGNDFTEEVTVCTEVEDVEPTDYDGIILIGGYAMDRLRYEANPKPGQPNQSPAVKFLRAAVRVMDANHLKIGTICHSLWLFCAAPELLRGRKVTCAHNLIYDVQNAGGIVQFEGDGTKTLHIDGNLIAAKHPDVTYEFMGVFLEEIKKQQMQKVSA; encoded by the coding sequence ATGGTAACTACAATGTCCAAGCCTAAACAAAAAATAGGTGTACTCATTGAAGCTCACTTTGACGAAACTGAGTATCGAGGGTTCAACGACTTCTTTCCTAAAAATGGATACCAGGTAGAGTACATATCTCACCTTTGGGATTATGACCAACTGACTTTTAAAGGCAATGATTTTACTGAAGAGGTTACAGTCTGCACAGAAGTGGAAGATGTTGAGCCTACCGATTATGACGGAATTATTCTCATTGGTGGCTATGCTATGGATCGTCTTCGCTATGAAGCCAATCCAAAGCCAGGTCAACCCAACCAATCTCCAGCCGTCAAGTTTCTCCGAGCAGCTGTGAGAGTTATGGATGCCAATCACTTAAAAATTGGAACAATTTGTCACAGCCTTTGGCTGTTCTGTGCTGCACCAGAACTCCTGAGAGGTCGCAAGGTCACCTGTGCTCATAATCTGATTTACGACGTTCAAAATGCGGGAGGAATTGTCCAATTTGAGGGTGATGGAACCAAGACACTACACATCGACGGTAATCTGATCGCAGCAAAACATCCTGACGTAACCTACGAATTCATGGGTGTCTTTTTAGAGGAAATTAAAAAGCAACAAATGCAGAAAGTTAGTGCGTAA
- the glgX gene encoding glycogen debranching protein GlgX, producing MIATTKYQIEPVTTKYQVERGSQHPLGATPYKDGVNFSIFSEHAISVELLLFDKHDDAEPIQIIQLNPKINKTFHFWHIFVKGLTPGTYYAYRVDGPQNLHGAGYRFNKNKVLIDPYSKGNCNALWNRIDALGTKDNLATSMRSVVIDTSDYDWEGDRPLNRPMSDTIIYELHVGGFTRSPSSGCKNCGTFSGIIERIPYLKELGITAVELLPVFDFDEKEIVREVNGNQLKDYWGYNPHSYFAPEGSYCTASDEGSHIREFRDMVKALHKADIEVILDVVYNHTSEGNHMGPTINFKGFENSTYYHLVPWDKQYYMDYTGCGHTFNCNHPIVEKLIVESLEFWVKEMHVDGFRFDEGSILARGQDGVPMAHPPVVWHIEISDTLAETKIIAEAWDAAGLYQIGYFPGYRWAEWNGHYRDDIRRFVKGDPGLVGAVASRIAGSADLYQATGHLPINSINFITCHDGFTLNDLVSYNYKHNEANGENNQDGINDNLSWNCGVEGETDDPGIDALRRRQIKNFVAILFLSQGVPMFVAGDEVRRTQKGNNNAYCQDNEISWFDWNLVEKNSDIFRFFKLMIDFRKCYCHSALRRSRFFSGEVNERGLADISWHGCKLFSPGWYDPDARVLAYTMGGFEGEADIHVMLNMYWEALDFEIPSIAGRREWYKIVDTAEPSPMDIMEQGKETIVSGNVCTVQGRSVVILISK from the coding sequence ATGATTGCAACAACTAAATATCAAATTGAGCCAGTAACGACTAAGTACCAAGTAGAACGAGGAAGCCAACATCCTTTAGGTGCAACGCCATACAAAGACGGGGTAAATTTCTCAATCTTTTCAGAACATGCCATATCTGTGGAACTGTTGTTGTTCGATAAGCATGATGACGCGGAACCGATTCAGATTATCCAATTAAACCCAAAAATAAATAAAACCTTTCATTTCTGGCATATCTTTGTAAAAGGGTTGACACCAGGCACTTACTATGCATACCGAGTTGACGGCCCTCAGAATTTACACGGCGCAGGATACCGCTTCAACAAGAACAAGGTACTGATCGATCCCTACTCCAAGGGAAACTGCAATGCTCTTTGGAACCGCATAGATGCTTTGGGAACAAAAGACAACCTAGCTACCTCAATGCGTAGTGTAGTGATTGACACCTCGGATTATGACTGGGAAGGCGATCGCCCCCTCAACCGACCAATGAGTGACACGATCATTTATGAGTTACATGTTGGCGGGTTTACCAGGTCTCCTTCCTCAGGCTGCAAAAATTGCGGAACCTTCTCTGGAATTATCGAGAGGATTCCTTACTTGAAAGAATTGGGAATAACAGCTGTTGAACTCCTGCCAGTATTTGACTTTGATGAAAAGGAAATTGTCCGAGAAGTTAACGGCAACCAACTGAAAGACTACTGGGGATACAACCCACACAGCTACTTTGCTCCTGAAGGTTCATATTGTACCGCCTCTGATGAAGGAAGCCATATCAGGGAATTTCGGGATATGGTTAAGGCTCTACATAAGGCTGACATTGAAGTCATCCTAGATGTGGTCTATAACCATACTAGTGAAGGCAACCATATGGGTCCGACTATCAACTTCAAAGGCTTTGAAAATAGCACTTACTATCATCTCGTGCCCTGGGATAAGCAGTATTATATGGACTACACCGGGTGTGGACATACCTTTAACTGCAATCACCCAATTGTGGAAAAGTTGATTGTAGAATCTCTGGAATTTTGGGTAAAAGAGATGCATGTTGATGGTTTCCGGTTTGATGAAGGGTCTATTCTCGCCCGCGGTCAGGACGGAGTACCTATGGCTCATCCGCCAGTAGTGTGGCACATTGAAATATCTGATACCCTAGCTGAAACCAAAATTATTGCTGAGGCTTGGGATGCTGCCGGATTGTATCAAATTGGCTACTTTCCTGGATATCGTTGGGCAGAATGGAACGGACACTATCGGGATGATATCCGGCGCTTTGTCAAGGGAGATCCAGGGCTAGTGGGGGCAGTTGCTTCACGCATAGCCGGAAGTGCCGATCTCTATCAAGCAACTGGTCACCTACCAATTAACAGCATTAATTTCATTACTTGCCATGATGGGTTCACCCTCAACGATCTGGTTTCATACAACTACAAACATAATGAAGCCAATGGTGAAAATAATCAGGATGGCATTAATGATAATTTGAGCTGGAATTGTGGAGTTGAAGGAGAGACTGACGATCCAGGAATTGATGCTTTGCGTCGGCGACAAATTAAGAATTTCGTAGCCATTCTCTTCCTTTCCCAAGGCGTACCGATGTTTGTAGCTGGTGATGAAGTCAGACGCACCCAAAAGGGCAACAACAACGCCTATTGCCAGGATAACGAAATTAGTTGGTTTGACTGGAATCTTGTGGAGAAGAACTCGGATATATTCAGGTTCTTCAAGCTGATGATAGATTTCCGCAAGTGCTATTGTCATAGTGCCTTACGCCGCAGCCGTTTCTTCAGTGGCGAAGTTAACGAGCGTGGTTTGGCGGACATTTCTTGGCATGGTTGCAAGTTGTTCAGTCCAGGTTGGTACGACCCTGATGCCAGAGTTCTCGCATATACTATGGGCGGCTTTGAAGGGGAAGCAGATATTCACGTCATGCTCAATATGTATTGGGAAGCTCTCGACTTTGAAATTCCCTCGATTGCAGGTAGGAGGGAATGGTACAAAATTGTAGACACTGCTGAACCTTCCCCTATGGATATTATGGAACAGGGGAAAGAGACTATAGTTTCAGGCAATGTCTGTACTGTTCAGGGTCGTAGCGTTGTCATTTTAATTTCCAAATAA